The DNA region gtcatgaaggaaaattatgtggatatattgagatatttcaagacatcagccagaagttaaaacttggtcacaaatgggtcttccaaatggacaatgaccctaagcatacctccaaagttgtggcaaaatggtttaaggacaacaaagtcaaggtatttgagtggccatcacaaagccctgacctcagtccgatagaaaatttgtgggcagaaatgaaaaagcgtgtgcgatcaaggaggcctacaaacctgactccacctgttctgtctggaggaatgggacaaacttccagcaacttattgtgagaagcttgtggaattcTACCCAAagcatttgacccaagttaaacaatttaaaggcaaagttaccaaatactaaaaaagtgaatgtaaacttctgacccactgggaatgtgatgaaagcaataaaagctgaaataaatcattctctctactattattctgacatttcacattcttaaaataaagtagtgatcctaactgacctaagacagggaaagttttctatgattaaatgtcaggaattgtgaaaaactgcgtttaaatgtagttggctaaggtgtatgtaaacttctgatgtcaactgtatatacatttatatttttattcaaatttgtACACCAAAGACCTCCATCAGCATTCTTCCAAGGAAATTGATTAGTTTTAATTCCAAAGAATTGAAGCTCAGACTCCAAGAGGTAAATAAGTCAGTGCTCAGCTGTTTTCTGTAGCTTAGATCATTGTGATTTAAAGCTTTATagaacatttaaaatgaacagattttaatACTATTCCAAAACCACAAAGCAATGCAATGCTCGCTTGCATAATTCCATGTTTATTGACATTCTCTTATCAGAAATATGCCACTGCTGGCATgtataacttaaaaataaaaagttgctcACACTTACTACACATTCAAATGTTAAAAGTAATACTCACAGTCAAGGTGTCAATCTTTCCTTTCACCTGCTCGTTTTTAGCCAAGGCTCTCTCTAAGCACTCCTTGGTGTAGAGTTGAGGGTTACGCCCCTGATCAATATATCTGAGGGTAAAGTGTGATAATGTATGACACAGATCTGTCCAGACCATGACAAGTTTATCAATTTGATGACTAATAATTCACTAAATAGAGCCTCAAAATTTAACCCAAATCCAATTACATAATTGAATGGAGTTTATAAGAAATGTCATTTCATAGTGTAATTTATCTTTACCCTGTTTGCATCTAATGTGAGTGGAGAAGAAGAGCCATCAACATTACATTTGCAAGCAATTTGTTGCTTGAGATTTGCAAAACATACTCAGTTACTCACTCGAATACTTCCAACggtacgttgatatcattaatctGCTGTCGGCACTTCTCAATGTCTTGCAGTCCTGTGATCATGAAGTTCCTGCATAAATAGATTTttgccagatttttttttttaatgactcgTGGATTGATGAATGAACGTGGCAACACGGATGCGCGAGAGCTGGACAACAATCATCATTCAGCGCCATCATTTTTCTTTAGATATTACGAGTAGGTATTCGTACAAATCAATGTAGTGATTTTGTGTGATAGATTTTAACAGATGACAACTCACAACTTTTGGTTGAGTCCTGTTTGACTACTGGGTTGAAAGTCGCTGACAATAATTCCAAGTTGCCGTATATTCTCGACGAATTTCTCGAGGTGCTCTTCGAGATTATCAAACTTCTCGGCCATGTCGATCTGAATTTTACATAAAGTTAAGTCAATGATAAagtatttgtaataaaataataaaattaatgacAAAAACGGACGTCTGATCAAATTACGCAGCTCCCATGACAGCGTTCCGCTTTCCGGAAGCGTTACAACCAATAGCGTGCGAGAATGGACCGTTACCTTGGTGACTGGTTCCTTCGTTGTGCCGTAAAGCGTTTCGAATTGCTGTAAAGTCTGTTGAGATACATTCCACTGGATTTATTCTTAATCCAACAACCATTCACTACAGTTATTAGGACGTAAATAACCATTTTATATGACTGTGACCGCTAAAATATAGTCCAAAACAACATGCCGACAAATGTATGACTCGTTCTGcagcttcatacacaaacagtTTTCGGTTTTCTACACTATGGCTTTTTTAATTCGCTGTTTAACTTAAGCGGAATGTATTATTTACTTGCCATAGGCCAGCTGATGCATCTGAAGCCCCACCCCATTATTTATGCTCCCCACCGCCTCCTGCGACAGGATTGGCTAGTAAGAGCCAAGGAGCTGTACTGCGGTTGGACAATTGAGATGTCAATCAAACACCAGGCAAACAGTGATGAGCTGAAGGGCGGGACTTGACGGAATACGGGTGGGAAGAAAAACCAAAGCGTGCAAGACACTCGATTACTCATTCTGTCCAGGTACAGCGGAAGCCAACAGACTGAGGCGCTCCGCTCCTGCTATTcttcagtgtgtgagtgtgtgtgtgtgtgtgtgtgtgtgtgtgaaccctTCGTGCCAGATCATCGAATCggtttattgcaagcaacattatCGTGCCTCTTGCAGCAACTGCGGTTGCATCAAAGGCTTTGCCTCATTGGGAATTATAGGAATAGACTGACGTGCACCATCATATCGTCAGATGTTTTTGACGATCGGCTCAAAGAGAACGGTTCGTCGGGGTAAGTCGGTGGAGGAATAGTATGCATGAATTATATGATTACATATCATAGGGTTTTAACACTGGATGTGTGAACTGTAGCCAAGCTGTCAGAACTGTAGTCTGTCTGCAGTCATATGAGGGTGTCTTGCACGAAATCGACAGTCTGTGATACTGAATGCATGGTAATAAATGATTGCTCTTGTGTTCCAGTGCGCTCGTGAGGGGAAATGATGCAGTGAGGACGGGCTGCTTTGAGGTCTTCTTATCTTTCGAGCTCCATCGCATCCATCTCGATCGGGAGAGCTGTACATATTTCTCGCAGAAAAACAATAATGGCTACTCTTTTGCGAAAAATCGGGCTAATTCGTCTGCACGACCGAGACACGGAGGACCCGAAGCATCACCACCAGGGCTCGTTGAAAGGGACTAAAGGGAAccagaaaaacaacaacactaagcACTGCAACACCAGCAACGAGACCAACAACATCCTCAGCACGCCAGAAATCAAAGCCAAGCGCTTCGACGTGTCCGGAAAGGACAAGCCAGTCGCCAAACAGGACAAACCGAGCAAGGACACGAAGGAGAAGCAGCAAACGGGGGGTAGCAAGTCGACGAGCGCATCCGTGGTGCCTCCGCTGGCGGCGACCCGACAGCACTGCACCCAGGTGCGGACGCGGAGACTGATGAAGGAGCTGCAGGACATCCGGCGGCTCGGCGATAACTTTATAACGGTGGAGCTGGCGGACGATAACCTGTTTGACTGGAACGTCAAGCTGCACCAGGTGGACAAGGACTCCGCGCTGTGGCAGGACATGAAGGAGACCAACACCGAGTACATACTGCTGAACGTCACCTTCCCCGACAATTTCCCCTTCTCTCCGCCGTTCATGCGCGTGCTCACGCCGCGGCTGGAGAACGGATACGTGCTGGACGGTGGCGCGATCTGCATGGAGTTATTAACGCCCCGCGGCTGGTCTAGCGCCTATACCGTCGAGGCCGTGATGAGGCAGTTCGCTGCCAGTCTGGTGAAAGGACAGGTGAGGATGGGTTCGGCCATACCAGCATTGATTTCTTTACATAGCGTGTTTCTTGACGCCATCCTCCATTTTTTAATCCATGCACAGGTGATTTTTCCATCGAAAATCATGTGATGCTCATCCAATATCCATCAACATCAATACAGAGTCCATATAATGGCGCTCATGTTATATGTATTGCATATGTGTGTAATTGCTTAGCAATAACTATGTAATTACAAGCTAGTTACATGAAAACATGCAAAATTACGATACAGTGCATTAGAATGTTTGTCGTGTTTCTGTTTTTATGCTGCTTTCAAATGCCACATTCTAAAGTAGGGTTCTTTAGTTCCTTTATCTATTGCAATAGTTCCATTTAGAACCAAATGCATGCTTTTTGCTAAAATGGTTCTTTTAGTtcgtctttaaaggaatagttcaccccaaaattctagCACCTTTATGACATCTTTCAAactcgtttgactttctttc from Myxocyprinus asiaticus isolate MX2 ecotype Aquarium Trade chromosome 30, UBuf_Myxa_2, whole genome shotgun sequence includes:
- the LOC127421166 gene encoding mediator of RNA polymerase II transcription subunit 10-like isoform X2, producing MAEKFDNLEEHLEKFVENIRQLGIIVSDFQPSSQTGLNQKLNFMITGLQDIEKCRQQINDINVPLEVFEYIDQGRNPQLYTKECLERALAKNEQVKGKIDTLTKFKSLLISELGKVFPEEMAKYKAIHGDDPPS
- the LOC127421166 gene encoding mediator of RNA polymerase II transcription subunit 10-like isoform X1, whose product is MAEKFDNLEEHLEKFVENIRQLGIIVSDFQPSSQTGLNQKLNFMITGLQDIEKCRQQINDINVPLEVFEYIDQGRNPQLYTKECLERALAKNEQVKGKIDTLTMNVVPSGVWKFLPRMNQTCGGPQLLFFFFLRSWLISFDFPMMSSKEALSLKVGLKIHHRYTSNSVHHLSEANWLIV
- the LOC127421551 gene encoding ubiquitin-conjugating enzyme E2Q-like protein 1, with product MATLLRKIGLIRLHDRDTEDPKHHHQGSLKGTKGNQKNNNTKHCNTSNETNNILSTPEIKAKRFDVSGKDKPVAKQDKPSKDTKEKQQTGGSKSTSASVVPPLAATRQHCTQVRTRRLMKELQDIRRLGDNFITVELADDNLFDWNVKLHQVDKDSALWQDMKETNTEYILLNVTFPDNFPFSPPFMRVLTPRLENGYVLDGGAICMELLTPRGWSSAYTVEAVMRQFAASLVKGQGRICRKAGKSKKAFSRKEAEATFKSLVKTHEKYGWVSPPVSDG